From one Physeter macrocephalus isolate SW-GA chromosome 18, ASM283717v5, whole genome shotgun sequence genomic stretch:
- the MAP4 gene encoding microtubule-associated protein 4 isoform X5, which produces MTLLIGSSAVWNVMMVDQAFYEHWQKQGSPTEFLEEKMAYQGYQNSQNWPENTNFCFEPEQVVNPIQTDPFKMHHDDSLEDLLFLPSGTTSASASAEQNDPLKDSYGVFPCDTFAPAAVVPQGWSVEAPNPPHSESFISPEAIIQPLQPTAEPAEEVEMASAEERAPTKALEMMMGLKAANMAPSRESEMVLAKGVAPATETEVALAKDTEPSTEPDVALAKGMESSIEPDMALVKDVVLPLETEATPVKDDVLPTETDVSLAKDMVLPTETEVTPAKDILLFKETERTPPVKMDLAPAEGMVPPTDREVAPPKGVASLSEIEAPLDEDVVSSTETSSAKEVALSSETEVALTGDMVLPPETEVALVKDMAAPPETEVTPVKDMAPPPEVEMALSKDMAPPQETEVALGKDMVSSPETEMALGKNVALPPETEVTLANSVAPATDVAASSEAEVAPVPVKDMETARTQEETSEDSQLESLQDEGQSAVPPLMISAEAVTAMGQKHNLPTDEDSVSEELEQKKPFSSQPSELPSETSGTLPTQAKKACRPSDRRSARPARPRLARVPPELLGGSSPRKTLDPGLGPCLLSELGWVSGPSSCGEPGNQRKTIHGDFLEPQRDLGRESWDIERTPMMMKKKKKKPKQKRYSQPRAGGPWDDDNADEPKVYPFATDPQKSGVPPSQPTTVGTEHGLVSRENLKKGCEIDSRAAKLVAENFVSEGLSIPLCPLEEPLKTAVNSQPKLRVEAEVKGNKSAPQSQDKKLLQQDECKPQPAPHLKTPVDKSQTVGSLNLKGPLTEVFSHKVEIPLEIRPKEGCSPVLDQEAVGGVSKPKAAKELPNSIPTLTAGNPLVSSLKEGNDESKMTKLQNDKQKEFSEGAEEVKELKKESIPKERQESSIFASEQPQDTVLAQVPGLGNEPFKRMAGDGKSRKGKGSSGKMRASSGKVRAGSELLLPVDSQKDSRAVLVPSEPAPKTERMDKSEELGLGSLEQPGTMAELTEAVVMRDPKEMTDLRMAGTFQALIPLGNGSGMIQTSGARTERGAVAIDMRVGNQSEEEKCPWMDHEAAPWVSEKPTKRGSEDKNKKFKNSYSTQPARMERKEEILNPPFVGKGGDIGSTPYQNRELELTFPVNHDPLFSRISDTPTVEGVDQKGRNVEVNSSKLGALGRSKTNTGKDFAITEPATKVTDVSCQDQIQGAGFVPSVPSEENKTDVAKGHTAVADKSNKRSNDGKSKKVKNSFPEKHILENKIDATKIHVPMETIGDHRIEGMGYVDENRNITFTCPRTPPGLMNKTVPLEAHESAACEKLPPSTSQVVKEGDSFPDTLAESGQETAPAQISKLLEVDNCRKDGVPDEERPKAPCAVMPSISTGGVALTLSAAIETVNNHGGNCLQHKGELAGPMKNEAGIDEGHVIGESESVLSGASKHSVEKTTEPAGGHLLSGVLTEDQSRAGGVRVLEACADSSNFPTCPVNKQKESEEGSAPVPILDLMGDKAQKPSFCEDQRAENRDSQGPDSLNKEVDTTLLPPESEKDKLEEISLDSEIREMACVSLAPPELQSGVLDGKVEVTPSRVVDELVVAASKALQLPEPRDKILEAPEKMTEKSEPKALGQGKKEDKSRAAEPMKGYMRPTKSRGLTPLLPKSTVQERERSKQLKSSATLLPRQKMMLYVKCFPAFIKIPSPLSSSLVLGSRPVLWFQW; this is translated from the exons ATCCCTTTAAGATGCACCATGATGACAGCCTGGAAGATTTGCTCTTTCTCCCCAGTGGAACAACCAGTGCTTCAGCATCTGCAGAACAAAATGATCCCCTGAAAGACAGTTATG GTGTGTTTCCCTGTGACACATTTGCTCCTGCAGCTGTTGTTCCTCAGGGGTGGTCTGTGGAAGCTCCAAACCCTCCACATTCAGAATCCTTCATCTCCCCTGAGGCCATTATACAGCCTCTGCAGCCTACAGCAG AGCCTGCTGAGGAGGTAGAAATGGCATCAGCAGAAGAGAGAGCACCAACAAAAGCATTGGAAATGATGATGGGACTGAAGGCTGCTAACATGGCACCATCTCGAGAATCAGAGATGGTCCTGGCCAAGGGTGTGGCACCAGCCACAGAAACAGAGGTGGCATTGGCTAAAGACACGGAACCATCTACCGAACCAGATGTGGCACTGGCCAAGGGCATGGAATCATCCATCGAACCAGATATGGCCTTAGTCAAGGACGTGGTACTACCCCTAGAAACAGAGGCAACCCCAGTCAAGGACGATGTATTGCCCACAGAAACAGATGTGTCTTTGGCCAAGGACATGGTACTGCCCACAGAAACAGAGGTAACCCCAGCCAAGGACATACTACTattcaaagaaacagagaggaCACCACCTGTAAAAATGGATTTGGCCCCAGCTGAGGGCATGGTACCACCTACAGACCGAGAGGTGGCCCCACCCAAGGGTGTAGCATCACTTTCAGAAATAGAGGCGCCGCTGGATGAGGACGTTGTGTCATCCACAGAAACATCCTCAGCCAAGGAGGTAGCCCTGTCCTCAGAAACAGAGGTGGCCCTGACTGGGGATATGGTACTACCCCCAGAAACAGAGGTGGCCCTAGTCAAGGACATGGCTGCACCTCCAGAAACAGAAGTCACCCCAGTCAAGGACATGGCTCCACCCCCAGAAGTAGAGATGGCCCTGAGCAAGGACATGGCTCCACCTCAAGAAACAGAGGTGGCCCTGGGCAAGGACATGGTTTCATCTCCAGAAACAGAGATGGCCCTGGGCAAGAATGTGGCTCTACCCCCAGAAACGGAGGTGACCCTGGCCAACAGTGTGGCTCCAGCCACGGATGTTGCAGCATCCTCAGAAGCAGAGGTGGCACCAGTTCCTGTTAAGGACATGGAAACTGCACGGACACAGGAAGAAACAAGTGAGGATTCCCAGTTAGAATCTCTCCAGGATGAAGGACAGTCAGCTGTACCTCCTCTCATGATTTCAGCAG AAGCAGTCACAGCCATGGGCCAAAAGCACAACTTGCCAACAGATGAGGATTCTGTGTCAGAGGAACTAGAGCAAAAGAAACCGTTCAGTAGTCAACCTTCTGAACTTCCTTCAGAGACCTCAG GTACCCTTCCCACACAAGCCAAAAAAGCGTGCAGACCCAGTGATCGCAGGTCCGCCCGGCCCGCCCGGCCCAGGCTTGCCAGGGTCCCTCCTGAGCTGCTGGGAGGCTCTTCTCCACGGAAGACTCTTGATCCTGGGCTGGGCCCCTGCCTTTTGTCTGAATTGGGTTGGGTTTCTGGTCCGTCTTCCTGTGGTGAGCCTGGGAACCAGAGGAAAACTATTCATGGTGACTTCCTTGAACCCCAGAGGGATCTTGGCAGGGAGTCCTGGGATATAGAAAGAACACCAatgatgatgaagaaaaaaaagaagaaaccaaagcaAAAGAGATACTCTCAGCCCCGGGCTGGGGGACCTTGGGATGATGACAATGCAGATGAGCCTAAAGTTTATCCCTTTGCCACTGACCCACAAAAGTCAGGTGTTCCCCCCAGCCAGCCTACCACTGTGGGCACAGAACATGGACTGGTATCCAGAGAAAACTTGAAAAAGGGATGTGAAATTGACTCCAGAGCAGCCAAATTGGTAGCTGAGAACTTTGTCTCAGAGGGTCTCAGCATTCCTTTGTGTCCTTTGGAAGAACCCCTAAAAACTGCAGTAAATTCTCAGCCCAAACTGAGAGTAGAGGCAGAGGTGAAAGGTAACAAGTCAGCACCACAGAGCCAAGACAAGAAATTGCTGCAGCAAGATGAGTGCAAACCACAGCCTGCACCCCACCTCAAGACTCCTGTGGATAAAAGCCAGACAGTAGGCTCCCTCAATCTGAAAGGACCCCTGACAGAAGTTTTTTCACACAAAGTAGAAATTCCTTTGGAGATCAGACCCAAAGAGGGTTGCTCTCCTGTCTTGGACCAAGAGGCTGTGGGTGGAGTTTCAAAACCCAAAGCAGCAAAAGAACTGCCTAATTCCATACCCACTTTGACAGCAGGTAATCCATTAGTAAGTAGTCTAAAAGAAGGGAATGATGAAAGTAAAATGACTAAACTGCAGAATGACAAACAGAAAGAGTTTTCTGAGGGAGCTGAAGAGGTTAAAGAACTAAAAAAGGAAAGTATTCCCAAGGAAAGACAGGAGAGCAGCATCTTTGCTTCTGAGCAGCCGCAGGACACGGTGTTAGCCCAGGTTCCTGGACTAGGGAATGAACCATTTAAGAGAATGGCAGGTGATGgcaaaagcaggaagggaaagggaagttcTGGGAAGATGAGAGCAAGTTCTGGGAAGGTGAGAGCAGGGTCTGAGCTGCTGTTGCCTGTGGACAGCCAGAAGGACAGCAGAGCTGTTCTTGTGCCAAGTGAGCCAGCACCTAAGACGGAAAGAATGGATAAAAgcgaggagctggggctgggttCTTTAGAGCAGCCAGGGACCATGGCTGAGCTCACTGAGGCAGTGGTGATGCGGGACCCTAAGGAGATGACTGACCTGAGGATGGCAGGCACCTTTCAGGCATTGATTCCTTTGGGAAATGGGTCAGGCATGATTCAGACTTCCGGTGCTAGAACAGAAAGAGGAGCTGTAGCCATAGACATGCGTGTCGGCAACCAGAGCGAGGAGGAAAAATGTCCTTGGATGGATCATGAGGCAGCTCCCTGGGTTTCTGAAAAGCCTACAAAAAGAGGCAgtgaagacaaaaacaaaaagtttaaaaatagttattccACACAGCCTGCTagaatggagaggaaggaagaaatcctCAACCCACCTTTTGTAGGGAAGGGTGGGGATATTGGTAGTACTCCCTATCAAAACAGAGAATTAGAACTTACTTTCCCCGTAAATCATGACCCTTTGTTCTCACGTATATCAGATACACCCACAGTGGAAGGAGTTGACCAAAAGGGTAGAAATGTTGAGGTTAATTCTTCTAAGCTTGGGGCTCTTGGCAGGAGCAAAACAAACACAGGCAAGGATTTTGCTATTACTGAACCAGCTACCAAGGTGACAGATGTGAGCTGCCAAGACCAAATCCAGGGGGCAGGATTTGTTCCTTCAGTACCGTCTGAGGAGAATAAGACAGATGTGGCCAAGGGACATACTGCAGTTGCTGACAAATCAAATAAAAGGAGTAATGATGGAAAAagcaaaaaggttaaaaatagttTCCCTGAGAAGCACATTCTGGAGAATAAGATAGATGCAACAAAAATACATGTTCCCATGGAAACCATAGGGGACCACAGAATTGAAGGAATGGGCTATGTggatgaaaatagaaatattacatTTACCTGCCCTAGAACACCACCAGGGTTGATGAATAAGACAGTCCCCCTAGAGGCTCATGAATCAGCAGCCTGTGAAAAACTGCCCCCTTCTACTTCTCAAGTAGTAAAGGAAGGTGATTCATTTCCAGACACCTTGGCAGAAAGCGGGCAAGAGACGGCTCCAGCCCAGATTTCCAAATTATTAGAGGTAGATAATTGCCGCAAAGATGGAGTCCCAGATGAAGAAAGACCCAAGGCTCCCTGTGCTGTTATGCCCTCTATCAGCACGGGAGGAGTTGCCCTGACTCTGTCAGCAGCCATAGAAACAGTTAACAACCATGGAGGTAACTGTCTTCAGCATAAAGGTGAGCTTGCTGGTCCCatgaaaaatgaagcagggaTAGACGAAGGGCATGTGATAGGAGAATCTGAGTCAGTGCTCAGTGGTGCATCAAAGCACTCAGTAGAGAAAACCACAGAGCCAGCAGGGGGGCACCTTCTTTCTGGCGTGCTCACAGAAGACCAAAGCCGGGCAGGTGGGGTCAGAGTCCTAGAAGCATGTGCAGATAGCAGTAATTTTCCAACATGTCCagtaaacaaacagaaagagTCTGAGGAGGGTTCTGCTCCAGTTCCAATTCTTGACCTAATGGGAGACAAAGCACAAAAGCCCAGTTTCTGTGAGGACCAACGCGCTGAAAATAGAGATTCCCAGGGCCCAGATAGTTTGAATAAGGAGGTAGATACGACTCTTTTGCCTCCAGAAAGTGAAAAGGATAAATTGGAAGAAATCAGTCTGGATTCTGAAATCAGAGAAATGGCATGTGTTTCCTTGGCACCACCAGAACTCCAGTCAGGTGTCTTAGATGGCAAAGTTGAAGTGACTCCTTCAAGGGTGGTAGATGAGTTAGTAGTGGCTGCTTCCAAGGCTCTTCAACTCCCAGAACCCAGAGACAAGATCTTGGAGGCACctgagaaaatgacagaaaaatctgAACCAAAGGCACTGGGACaggggaaga